In the Gemmatimonadaceae bacterium genome, one interval contains:
- a CDS encoding beta-ketoacyl-ACP synthase III, producing MKRPIAYFASTGRGVPERVMTNHDFAAIGIETSDEWIVGRTGIRERHIAAPGETTCTMAAVASRQAMERAGVHAGDIDTIVLSTATTDRLLPSTAVDLQAELGASRAAAFDISAACAGFIYGTTVAEAMIAAGSAETVLVVSAERMSSIIDWTDRATCVLFGDGAGAAIVRPAERDRGILGSYIRSDGTLANLLYRPAGGAAHPFDQQVLDDRSSYVKMAGREVFKHAVRSMADACDRVLDAAKLTSADIDLLIPHQANVRIIEATAKHANMPMTKVYVNVDRYGNTSSASIPIALDEALQTGRIKEGSTVLLVGFGAGFTWGSMVIRF from the coding sequence ATGAAGCGCCCCATCGCATATTTCGCGTCCACCGGACGCGGCGTGCCCGAGCGCGTGATGACCAACCACGACTTCGCGGCGATCGGCATCGAGACCTCCGACGAGTGGATCGTCGGGCGAACCGGGATCCGCGAGCGCCACATCGCCGCCCCCGGCGAGACCACCTGCACCATGGCAGCGGTCGCGTCGCGGCAGGCCATGGAGCGCGCCGGCGTGCACGCCGGCGACATCGACACGATCGTGCTCAGCACCGCCACGACCGACCGGCTCCTCCCGTCCACGGCCGTGGATCTGCAGGCCGAGTTGGGCGCCTCCCGCGCCGCAGCGTTCGACATCAGCGCCGCCTGCGCCGGGTTCATCTACGGCACCACGGTGGCCGAGGCGATGATCGCCGCCGGCAGCGCCGAGACGGTGCTCGTGGTGAGTGCCGAGCGCATGAGTTCGATCATCGACTGGACCGACCGCGCCACCTGCGTGCTGTTCGGTGACGGCGCCGGCGCGGCGATCGTGCGCCCCGCCGAACGCGACCGCGGCATCCTCGGCTCCTACATCCGCAGCGACGGCACCCTCGCCAACCTGCTGTACCGGCCAGCCGGAGGCGCTGCCCATCCGTTCGACCAGCAGGTACTCGACGACCGCAGCTCCTACGTGAAGATGGCGGGGCGTGAGGTCTTCAAGCACGCCGTGCGGTCCATGGCCGACGCCTGCGACCGTGTGCTCGATGCCGCCAAGCTCACCAGCGCCGATATCGACTTGCTCATTCCGCACCAGGCGAACGTTCGCATCATCGAAGCCACCGCCAAGCACGCCAACATGCCCATGACCAAGGTCTACGTGAACGTGGACCGCTACGGCAACACGTCCTCGGCATCCATCCCGATCGCCCTGGACGAAGCCCTCCAGACGGGGCGAATCAAGGAAGGCAGCACCGTCCTCCTCGTCGGGTTCGGCGCCGGATTCACCTGGGGCTCGATGGTCATCCGGTTCTGA
- the fabD gene encoding ACP S-malonyltransferase, with product MRFVLIFPGQGSQIPGMGKDLAAAFPAARSAFAAVDDALGARISALCFNGPADELTLTLNAQPALLAHGAAVWAVAREALEGRVDAAAGHSLGEFTAYHAADALTLGAAARLVRRRGELMYESGIARPGAMAAILGETLEPIAAICAQATREAGLVVPANYNSREQVVISGEPAGVDRAMALARELGAKRAIKLNVSGAFHSPLMETALDGFSQAIDKSCFTEARFPVYSNVTADAGISAGRARALLARQLTNPVRWTDEISTMAAAHPDSTYVEMGPGTVLVGLLKKIAPQLRTMSCGGPADIDKLMEIAAA from the coding sequence ATGCGCTTCGTCCTGATCTTTCCAGGGCAGGGCTCGCAGATCCCTGGAATGGGCAAGGATCTGGCGGCCGCATTCCCGGCGGCCCGGAGCGCGTTCGCGGCCGTGGACGACGCACTCGGCGCGCGCATCAGTGCACTCTGCTTCAACGGGCCGGCCGACGAGTTGACCCTCACCCTCAACGCTCAGCCGGCGCTGCTCGCGCACGGCGCCGCAGTGTGGGCCGTAGCCCGCGAGGCGCTGGAGGGCCGCGTGGACGCCGCCGCGGGACACTCGCTGGGCGAGTTCACGGCCTACCACGCCGCCGACGCGCTGACGCTCGGCGCCGCCGCCCGCCTCGTCCGGCGCCGCGGCGAACTCATGTATGAAAGCGGCATCGCCCGTCCCGGCGCCATGGCGGCGATCCTCGGCGAGACCCTCGAGCCGATCGCGGCCATTTGCGCGCAGGCCACCCGCGAGGCGGGACTCGTCGTGCCGGCCAACTATAACTCGCGCGAGCAGGTCGTGATCAGCGGCGAACCGGCCGGCGTGGACCGCGCGATGGCATTGGCTAGGGAGTTGGGAGCGAAGCGCGCCATCAAACTCAACGTGAGTGGCGCCTTTCATTCGCCCCTCATGGAAACAGCTTTAGATGGCTTTTCCCAAGCCATTGACAAGTCGTGCTTTACGGAGGCACGCTTTCCGGTGTACTCCAATGTCACGGCCGACGCCGGTATTTCCGCGGGACGAGCGCGCGCGCTGCTGGCCAGGCAACTCACGAACCCCGTGCGGTGGACCGACGAGATTTCTACCATGGCGGCTGCGCACCCCGACTCGACGTACGTGGAAATGGGCCCCGGCACGGTGCTCGTGGGGCTGCTCAAGAAGATCGCGCCGCAACTCCGGACGATGAGTTGCGGCGGCCCCGCCGACATCGACAAGCTCATGGAGATCGCGGCCGCATGA